One stretch of Schizosaccharomyces pombe strain 972h- genome assembly, chromosome: III DNA includes these proteins:
- the mug174 gene encoding coilin Mug174  → MLLKVSSCEPLVPIKQWIHTSQLDLSDSSSLVADLLYNIIKFNFSGLEDKRAIFTGYESIKRYTIGNEMFLQLAKDGFALPVSMSYGLFLEETDTLELRALPRSEGLHRGCEVLVLRLDSPNELKENIREWSSKFMNSKASQKQQMLSPETMQKVDLAGRASPRYQANDSWISKKRNAPLSSISQYANMPENYALNTKKSKISNENDTIFKANFQQNKYESLHAKQISASDLSLHQEFVSASIVQQPELNSLLTSQSKNSTPSESDSSSSESSSSVSDSSDLSSTSDSSSGDESSDTARQSSSDTISSNNVSVSVSLNTANEFSFPQGTFKAENEAVESEVAPSSSTPPTVEEISYLHYDEPSQYYFSSPSKLSSETTKVHRGCENTEKPSEEGKNFTTPLSDSVESENTWSNTLRSSVEDDNTGVSDDNKKSKLNAEFDGHVNNISVRPPGSGSSATKARNLRRKKARILKRLMQESNDTFSANESTVVANVPDSYLTKNDEEDSASLASLKVAPKYVSHPVSLSSNSFHTEFPIGSLMRFTVMDLNPVTCTPEISEKTGRVVDCSEEKVKIQLDLGDRLDLKFDVNGEVIRNRYGTTPDEELIEGIATYEWSSLSNVHKLELTN, encoded by the exons ATGCTGCTGAAAGTTAGCAGTTGTGAACCTTTGGTTCCTATAAAACAATGGATTCATACGTCCCAACTTGATTTATCAGACTCATCTAGTTTAGTGGCTGATTTACTTTACAATATCATCAAATTCAACTTTTCCGGACTAGAAGATAAACGCGCTATCTTCACAGGTTATGAAAGTATTAAAAGGTACACCATTGGTAATGAAATGTTTTTACAACTCGCTAAGGACGGATTCGCTTTACCTGTCTCTATGTCGTATGGACTATTCCTAGAAGAGACAGATACTCTTGAGCTTCGTGCTTTACCAAGGTCTGAAGGCTTACACAGAGGTTGCGAGGTGCTTGTACTAAGACTAGATAGTCCAAATGAacttaaagaaaatattagaGAATGGTCGTCTAAATTCATGAATAGCAAGGCTTCACAAAAACAGCAAATGCTATCACCCGAAACGATGCAAAAAGTTGATTTAGCTGGTCGTGCCTCACCTCGTTATCAAGCTAATGATTCATGGATTTctaaaaagagaaatgcCCCCTTGTCATCTATAAGTCAATACGCTAATATGCCCGAAAATTATGCTTTAAATACCAAAAAGtcgaaaatttcaaatgaaaatgatactatttttaaagcaaattttcaacaaaacaaatatgAGTCTCTACATGCTAAGCAAATTTCTGCTTCCGATTTATCATTGCACCAAGAATTCGTTTCAGCTTCAATAGTACAGCAACCAGAGCTCAATTCATTGTTGACTTCTCAATCAAAGAATTCAACTCCTTCGGAATCTGACTCATCCTCTTCCGAATCTTCAAGCTCAGTTTCAGATTCAAGTGACCTATCGTCAACCAGTGATTCTTCTTCAGGGGATGAAAGTTCGGACACAGCGAGACAATCTTCTTCAGATACGATTTCTTCTAATAATGTATCGGTGTCAGTTTCTTTAAATACGGCGAACgagttttcttttccacAAGGAACCTTTAAAGCCGAAAATGAAGCAGTAGAATCTGAGGTCGCCCCTTCTTCAAGTACGCCTCCTActgttgaagaaatatcTTATCTACATTATGATGAACCTAGCCAATACTACTTTTCCTCTCCTAGCAAATTATCTAGTGAAACCACCAAAGTTCATCGAGGATGTGAAAATACTGAAAAACCTTcagaagaaggaaaaaattttacaacCCCTTTATCAGATAGTGTAGAATCTGAAAATACTTGGAGCAATACCTTGCGTTCAAGTG TTGAGGACGATAATACGGGTGTTTCCgatgataataaaaaaagcaaattaaaTGCTGAATTCGATGGCCatgttaataatatttcaGTTCGGCCTCCCGGATCTGGTTCATCAGCTACAAAAGCTCGGAATCTTCGTCGTAAGAAAGCAAGAATATTGAAACGTTTGATGCAAGAATCTAATGATACTTTTTCAGCCAATGAATCTACCGTCGTTGCAAATGTTCCTGACTCGTATTTAACTAAAAATGATGAGGAGGATTCAGCATCTTTAGCTTCATTAAAAGTGGCGCCTAAATACGTTTCTCATCCAGTTTCCTTATCCTCCAATTCTTTCCATACTGAATTTCCTATTGGAAGTTTGATGAGGTTCACAGTCATGGATTTAAACCCAGTTACTTGTACACCTGAAATTTCAGAGAAAACCGGTCGCGTAGTAGATTGCAGTGAAGAAAAAGTCAAAATACAGCTAGATTTAGGAGATCGGCTAGACTTGAAATTTGATGTGAATGGAGAAGTCATTCGCAATAGATACGGGACCACGCCTGATGAAGAGTTAATTGAGGGAATTGCTACGTACGAATGGTCTTCACTTTCGAATGTACATAAATTGGA
- the cdc31 gene encoding spindle pole body half bridge protein, centrin Cdc31 gives MFANARAKRRSRASSPTPARLGGYAPLRVEITEEQRQDINEAFKLFDSDKDNAIDYHELRAAMRALGFNAEKSEVLKILRDFDKTGKGYLQMEDFVRVMTEKIVERDPLEEIKRAFELFDDDETGKISLRNLRRVAKELNENIDDQELEAMIEEFDLDQDGEINEQEFIAIMMDEA, from the exons ATGTTTGCTAACGCACGGGCTAAAAGGCGTTCAAGGGCATCTTCACCGACTCCTGCAAGGTTGGGAGGATATGCGCCTTTGCGAGTAGAGATTACAGAGGAACAGCGACAAGATATTAATGAAGCTTTTAAGCTGTTTGACTCTGATAAAGATAATGCTATTGATTATCATGAGCTCAGGGCTGCGATGCGTGCTTTAGGGTTTAATGCGGAAAAATCAgaggttttaaaaattctacgtgattttgataaaactGGCAAGGGCTACTTACAAATGGAGGATTTTGTTCGCGTCA TGAcggaaaaaattgttgaacGAGATCCATTAGAAGAGATTAAAAGGGCTTTTGAGTTATTTGATGATGACGAGACAGGAAAAATCAGTTTAAGGAATCTTCGAAGAGTTGCAAAAGAGCTTAATGAAAACATCGACGATCAGGAATTGGAAGCCATGATTGAAGAATTCGACCTTGATCAGGATGGAGAAATTAATGAGCAAGAATTTATAGCAATTATGATGGATGAAGCATAA
- the srp68 gene encoding putative signal recognition particle subunit protein: MANFYIFPLLLEARSDHFYEGNEYIKYLSHRIHGLRKSLHITQRGGKPKSSVDKRYAEILLFNADRAFQQFVFLRSSQRRHALRRLKRADQFGKELVSFTNAFDCNDHIFYLEAIAFAKYIEGTLNYEKRDWEGSLSAFSISRLSFLVLQNKIDTLAEHEKSVLGELQNQIDSNLRYVAQRTGLQNQTKSLDILMLSSIPKDEEVIQHVNSVDSEILQMTGDEQDSLQTITVIEWRDQRVKIEHPDVVLALYAIHDVKNSPGTIDSKRDRLLAAWARAEEITKSVLDNTGLEDEQKFQTLSICYTYLAYNVVLLRIQRDLAVENDSELVASQAQLRSRQSLYDSIIKNIEIAKELPGIARDTGMTAQLEAQISLAKSKRCQAIADAYQAQDKLASLAMCVRAASYLQQVNDILRNFEEKPHLIAFDIIPELKKDEKELKKKILLLQSLASMGNINQPPKNLSLVETLDSYQTLAELEPSWNLTDADIRAIPAKPLFFDLAITYLGQQTSFDKKKAQPEKPVTSVSKEPKQKNKGFFSSLLGR; this comes from the exons ATGgctaatttttatatttttcctttattaCTGGAAGCCAGATCTGATCATTTTTATGAAGGAAATGAGtacataaaatatttgtcCCATCGCATTCATGGATTACGAAAATCCCTTCATATTACACAGAGAGGTGGGAAACCAAAATCTTCAGTAGACAAAAG ATATGCtgaaattttacttttcaatGCTGATCGTgcttttcaacaatttgtttttttgcgATCTAGTCAACGTCGACATGCATTGCGCAGATTAAAACGTGCAGAtcaatttggaaaagagTTGGTTTCCTTTACGAATGCATTTGATTGCAACGATCATATCTTTTATTTGGAGGCTATTGCTTTTGCCAAATATATCGAGGGTACTCTAAACTACGAGAAACGAGATTGGGAAGGCTCTTTGAGCGCTTTTAGTATTTCTCGACTTTCATTCCTAGTCttgcaaaataaaattgatacACTTGCTGAACATGAGAAGAGTGTACTTGGAGAACtccaaaatcaaattgATTCCAATTTACGATACGTTGCTCAAAGAACTGGCTTGCAAAACCAGACCAAGTCATTAGACATTTTGATGTTGTCAAGTATACCGAAGGATGAGGAGGTAATTCAGCATGTAAATTCCGTTGATTCTGAAATATTGCAAATGACCGGAGATGAACAAGATTCCTTGCAAACTATCACAGTCATTGAATGGAGAGATCAGAGAGTAAAAATAGAGCATCCTGATGTCGTATTGGCTCTATATGCAATTCACGATGTCAAAAATTCTCCTGGAACCATAGACTCTAAAAGAGATCGTCTGCTTGCTGCATGGGCTAGAGCAGAAGAAATTACCAAAAGCGTTCTTGATAACACAGGCCTTGAAGACGAGCAAAAATTCCAAACTCTCTCTATTTGTTATACTTACTTGGCTTACAATGTAGTATTGCTCCGTATCCAAAGAGACTTGGCAGTTGAGAATGATTCCGAATTGGTTGCTTCACAAGCTCAGCTTCGATCTCGTCAAAGCTTGTATGATTCTATTATTAAG AACATTGAAATTGCTAAAGAATTGCCCGGTATTGCACGAGATACTGGTATGACTGCCCAACTAGAAGCCCAAATTTCTTTGGCTAAGAGTAAACGCTGCCAGGCTATTGCCGATGCTTACCAGGCACAGGATAAACTGGCGAGTCTTGCGATGTGTGTACGAGCTGCCTCGTATTTACAACAGGTGAATGATATATTGCGCaactttgaagaaaagcCACATCTTATAGCATTCGATATAATCCCTgaacttaaaaaagacGAAAAGGagctaaaaaagaaaattttgctATTACAAAGTTTGGCATCCATGGGAAATATAAATCAACCACCTAAAAACTTGTCGTTGGTTGAAACACTTGATAGTTATCAAACGCTTGCAGAATTAGAACCATCTTGGAATCTTACAGACGCTGATATTAGGGCTATTCCAGCAAAGCCTTTATTCTTTGATTTAGCTATTACATATCTAGGTCAGCAGACCTCTTTTgacaaaaagaaagcacAACCGGAAAAACCTGTTACATCAGTTTCGAAAGAGCCtaaacagaaaaataaagggTTCTTTAGCAGTTTGCTTGGACGATAG